The Amphiura filiformis chromosome 15, Afil_fr2py, whole genome shotgun sequence region TGTAACCTGGATGAGAAAGACGTGGAATAAATCAGAGTGGCGTCACCTTGGAGAGGCCTTCACCCTGCAGTGGGTCGAAGATGGCTTAAGACaatctcagtccaaagtcctgatgactataagctcctctctcggagatctcttgagcaagctttctgccCCACTTGACAGATTACCGTaagttagtccagcaaaataccagaGTTCgatgatggagatatttcagtttgccgcttctttgagtcgacaacaCAATCGAGCACTATTGGctctactaccgcctttggcgtattttattctctccaatacaagaaccgcgaaccgaagttgAAGACTTCAATTATGGTGACTTATACTGACTAACATAAAATGAGTTCCCTCTTAGAACTTTATACAGCTTCTCTAAATTATTTCCTATCCAGGCTCTATGTACCATTTCTTACGATTCTAGAATAATCTGAACTATTTGTATGGGATATTACAACATTTATTCATCCCATACATGGGACATTACATTATttctaaaaatagcacattaaAATGAACAgcatatctcatcaaaacgaatagttccGGGATCAAaaatgagtagggattctattcaaaaaaatgaatagaACAAAATTAGAATGTATAATCTTTCCAAAAGAGGCTCAACATATTTGTTTTTCCCGAGTTGATTTTACTTTTTACAACCAGTTTGTCAAAAATTGCTTTATTGCGTTAATCGTATTATTTTAAGTTGATCTTAGCTTAAttctaatattatttggtatcaaaGCATAGTTATGGGTCTGCTCTATCCAGTAATAGTAAAAAAGTACCAACATGTTCCATATTGTAGCGCTATGGCATACCTCCAGGAACCCCGGATCTAGCATGGGTACCCAGAAAATCCTTCAGACACCCCACCCggccctccctccctctctccctcctcctcctcctcttaaATAATATATCTCTTAACTTTAAAGGTCATTAAACTCAAATATACAGCACCTATTCAGCTATTAAATACCTcctttaggcctacattttaaattatcactacagcctgtctcaaaaaaaattgtgcaagtgaaaagcgccctctttagcaattagaaaatactgctgtgacataatgcttacatcaatgtcacaggcgcagtcttagctctcaaatgccgtttgttctgttcaatttgcgtgttccaatttcgagatatgtttatttaacaacgaaagggtaaaatcacaattgtgccacttttactagggaagagagctgtacatgtaaatcaatgatagctgatgctgaagcgtctaatgcactccccctttcggggcgcacgcattagacgcatcaacatcagcacgcgtgcattagtttgtctaatatctctcccaacaagtaatatgcgttcattaacctataacatgtataagtgcgcaatatttgcttgtcttttaacatgtcttaagtaactaagagaacagtatttaccatgataaaatcattgacatgcacatgcaaaacagcagaatgtgaaatccatttttacaacagaatgtgaaatatttatttatcttttaatctcttttaagtggaaaaagagaatcatcattcctgcatcataataaaacagtaaaaacagtcaaaaagcttttgtattgtgtattcttttgatttcatgaaggaactcttgataaacttgatgctatcactgttacatgtaaagccctcttccatagtaaaagtggcacaattgtgattttaccctttcgtctttaactaaacatatctcgagattaaaacaagcaaattgaacagaacaaacggcatttgagagctaagactacaccattgacgttgatgtaagcattatttcacaacggtattttctaattgccagagagggcgctttttacttgcacaatttttttgagacaggctgtacatcagTGGTATGAATAAATTGACCAAACTTCTTGGAAATCGTTGTTCTATTGGAAGTCAAACAAAAATAGTGATGATAGAATTGATAGTAATTTAATGCACTCGAGCAAAAAGAAACAAATTAATCGCgtgttttttaatgaaaaaacaacaacacaaatgTACGTAATTTGGCCGGTGAGCCACacggtgttattttttaataaaatttaattgaattgaattgaaaaattgaataaaGGTTAACATTTTACGGGTGTTTGGATTTTCATCATTTGTGGTAATTGGTTGGTTTTAAGCAAAAATCTACACACCATTGATAAACGCTGAATTGATTTTCACGCATTTACATCTCATCAAAAGTGTCTTTTATCTGCTAGCCTAGCCAATGTCGCAGATACGAAATCTGTGATTTTCATTCGTATCTCTAGGTTTTATTTCTTCAATCAATAGACTTTTCCTATTAAAACCAtataataacattttcatacaaaatagattaatatgtctttgccataaaatgttagctttcactgtcagatatatccccttttaattttgagccgaacaactaaggcaaagcaaagaaaatgagaatttactaccagcgccgatgtcgccaatacgtatcacacattcggttgtgttacggtacgatcctttgtctgtgtagatcaccgtcctgcacaccatgtacgtactccatgtacgtactgtgttatgaatgATCGCGTAtgcattcgactaatatttccatcgtaataataaaacgtcggttcctgtgttttattcaaaagttcggattttgacaaaactacagcagctagtgtcttgatttttgcagggtatgatggtttaataaagtacaatataattgtgtcaaaaaatatttttgaaaaatattgagggcgtcctcctcagccaatgttataatatggctttaacgtaTACATGTCCGATGCGTACATCTTATGCGCAGTTAATGCGCGTATTGGTACGACGCATTTAGGTTCAAAAGGTTATAATTGCGCCGAACAACTGGAAATACTTAAAGCGGAtgttgcatactgcagttactgtccgttttcctatacacaatacacagtgctctcacaattgacgcgtgaccttacaaatagtgtatgttagaagtataggcaattgcctagttatcgtcactgtgtaaaaaataaccggccaatatttaaagtattctctgaaattctagaaaatatagttttgtaacatgtcctaaattttagctaatttaggtgtttggaaatattcgcacttttgagttttaggaaggatatgtaaacgacagataacaccaaaaaattattttcaaaccgtgttaagtctagtCTGCAACCatatatgcttctcattttcaagtatgctggttaacaataagcagactattgtctcatttcgtaaacaaaagcccacacattattgtataccttgcgtttgctttataatcgttcacccaactgaaactataataccagctcattgctcattgcacaggtaaaacagaaacatgtgttgtgtggatttaaccagagaagatctgattttatcagttgagctgttttcaattagtgttatcttggtttaataccttttaatggggtttaagtcctgcaaatgtcgtggtgaattctactgtagacatgactgcatcatggcagtGATATCCATTAACGAAACAGAAACTAATGACAAGAAGATAATAGCAGTTTTAACCGCTTTTAGAAGATTTACCCGGAATAAATTTCACGTACTTCAATCgtttatcataatttattattgtcGAAAATCTCTTATTTCTTTTCCATGGTAAAATTGAGAAACACTGGTCTGACTGTAATTTAGTTAAGCGAAATAAAATGCACATCATCACAATAACTTTACTTTTAATACCGGTTTGTGATGCTAAATAAAGATCATACAAGTGTTTTGCGTTTCTGTAAAAGTGCAATAAAATGCATCACAATCGATGCGTGTAACAAAACGTCAGTTGCCATAACGACATAAAACTTAAAGCGGGATGTGATGCTAAATAAAGATTAGACAAAACTATGGTCTAAGAGCTGGTCGTATATCAATGCGATCTTGCGAATCGTTTAATTCCTAATTGACAACATAAGTGCCAGATTCTTTTTGCATTAAGAAATTGATCATGTTTTTTACATTTATTAAAAAAGGGAATGCTTTTAATAGTATACTAATATCCACTGTGTTCAATATTTGCGTACTTCGAGGGAAAAGCCAATGCAATGTTTTGTCACTTGAAAtctctctttttttatttaattgccATAAGTTGTGGAAAAGAAAGCCTTATCGTGCCGAATGAGAtatcaaaatacacagaacaaaattctccatctatcgataactttattttgttatatatttCAAGTATTTCGTATCGGTGTGACGCATGGCGTTGTTCAAGCATGGTTACATCACAAAGGCTTtcgtgttttggttttttttttcgaaaCGGTCAATTCAGGCAGCAAGTggttaagggggtataataccctgattttcatcagtacccctcttcttaatttatgaagtatataaatatgttcatcaccttcacaaaatgcaaaaaaatgcaatgggtgtagtacccccttaaggttactTTTAAGTAATAAAACGTTGTCGAGTTTGTAACAAGAAATTAACCCACAACGTTGACAAGTGCTTTATACTTAACATGATTAACATGTAATATCTCTTATTTACTACAATCACGCTACGACCCAGAagtatttaaatttaatataaagACTTAATAACTATACCGTCGATATTGACaaaattgaagccccattcaaatacatatagctaATTTCTCTTAACCACAAgaacatctatgacactaacactAGGTGCCAGAAtctgaaatttgatgatttttacaatccgaTGGAttggcaaatcactgaataggccttagATATGtatttatggggggggggtgaaatcaTATTTCAGTATCTTAAGTCCTGTAATGCTTTTCTGGGGCAAACTTTACCCAACGATAATCTTCCCGTACTTAAAAGTCCTTAGCTTATACAATATATATAGGCAATGGTTACAAAACGCTAATCTTACCGTTGCCCACTTTGATGTCGTCAACTTATACAATGTTACATGGAATACTACATGTATAGGCAAATTATAACAAAACGCTTGTCTTACCGTAGCCACTTTTAAGTCCTCAACTTATACAATGTTATATGGAATACTGTCTGGGCAAATTGTTATAAAACGCTAATCTTACTTATACAAATTATGTTATATTGAATACTATCTGtgcaaattgtttaaaaaaacgcTAATCTTACCGTTGCCCACTTTGAAGTCCTCAACTTATACAATGTTACATGAAATACTATCTGGGCAAATTGTTAAAAAACGCTAATCTTACCGTTGCCCACTTTGAAGTCCTCAACTTATACAATGTTACATGGAATACTAATGTATCTATGCAAATTGTTACAAAACGCTAATCTTACCGTTGCCCACTTTGAAGTCCTCAACTTATACAATGTTACATGAAATACTATCTGGGCAAATTGTTAAAAAACGCTAATCTTACCGTTGCCCACTTTAAAGTCCTCAACTTATACAATGTTACATGGAATACTAATGTATCTAGGCAAATTGTTATAAAACGCTAATCTTACTTATACAAATTATGTTATATTGAATACTATCTAGGCAAATTGTTACAAAACGCTAATCTTACCGTTGCCCACTTTAAAGTCCTCAACTTATACAATGTTATATGGAATACTAATGTATCTAGGCAAATTGTTATAAAACGCTAATCTTACCGTTGCCCACTTTAAAGTCCTCAACTTATACAATGTTACATGGAATACTAATGTATCTAGGCAAATTGTTATAAAACGCTAATCTTACTTATACAAATTATGTTATATTGAATACTATCTAGGCAAATTGTTACAAAACGCTAATCTTACCCGTTGCCCGCTTAAAGTCCTCAACTTATACAATGTTATATGGAATACTACCTGAGCAAATTGTTACAAAACGCTAATCTTACCGTAGCTAGCTTAAAATCCTCGACTTACACAATGTTATTTGGAATACTATCTGGACAGATTGTTACAGAACGATAATCTGTAAGTCCTTAACTATAGAATTACAAAACGTGAATCTCATCCTGAAATCTAGAATCATATCTGGGACAAAACTTGAGATTtgagaaattattttaaaaaaatgacttgctggtAGTGGTCGTACCTCATGGACAATGCTTttcggttttttgttgttttgttttttagattGCCCCTTAATTTCAGGCTAACACAGCGGATGTTTCCATTTCTTGTGAGCCCTGTAGTTAAAAATAAAGAGGTGTCAAATTACAATACGCTTTCAGTAGCTACGTACTCTACATTCACCTGTACAGTATAAATCTTCGACATTAACAAAACTGAGAGAAATGTTAAAATATCTGGGCAGAAGTTCAAGACTTATGTTAGCCTCATTTGGAATAATAAATGGAAATTGTCATTCAATCTTTAACAAGATCCACAAGTGTCCTGCAGGGGTGCAACGAATGAAATAGAAGCGTAAAATCGTAAAATGAGTTTAATATTATTAGCAGTTTGTATGTCCATACTCTTGTAgacactgtaaagtgtgctgaggcttgtggatcaacgtctaggcgttgtacctgtgcgtatagcgcactaaatcactgcgcttttttagtGGTGTGTACAGTGTTATTTAACAGTTCAAGAGCCACCCGAAGTAGAAGTAGAAACCTCGTGTATCTCCTCAGCACGCCGACACAAGACATTCTTAAGAACATTCTGAAAATGTCTTTGCTTAAAAGCGTACACAAAGGTGTTAGAAAATGTATTACAGAATGCTAAGAACACAGTGAAATGATACCACCCGCCACTGAAATCAAGAGGCCCGCCAAGATTGAACTGCAAGAAGGTGAATTGATTTGGACTCCAACAGATGATGTAAacaatgaataaaatgaaaacggTGATTGTGATATTCTTGTGTCTTATTTGGTTGGGAATGTTTTGTGAAGCTGCTGTCACCGCGCTGCTGGATCCACTGGTGTCTGCATTTGTTGGCGATGCCCTGTTTGGATCATTTCCCAGAGGTTGGACAGAACTACTGCGAAGTTTTCTGATTATCATTACATATGCATATGTCATGACCAAACATGGAATTAAAAattcccaaataaataaaaatgttccaACAATCGAATTCTTTACCGATGACCAACTCGCCTTGACTTCACATTTGGCATCAATAACATTCAATTTCAGGATTGGAATAAATTGAGCCAAAGGTCCCAAAATGTAAACACTAACGATGATAAATACAGTGTTTCGTCTGGTGAAAAGTTTCTTGTAGTTTAAATGATGTATTACCGCTGTGTATCGTTCAATCGACATGGCGGTTAAGTTAAACGTTGAGATAGCGAAAGTAACAAAGAGAAATTTGTGTGATCCGGGCGACCAGAATCGACAGAGGAATTCTCCCAGCACTCCGATGTACTGTGACGTTTCTAGTGACAAAGCGAATATTATAAGAAACATCGATGATGTCAAATCCACAATGGATTGGTTAAGAATAAAAAGATTGACGCGACTTGATTTTGATACCGGAATCTTGAGTATGATCACAATTGACAGCGTATTACAAAGAATTCCTATGACACCGATGACAAGATGAAAAACATTGACAATATTTAGATTCAAAAGACCATGATTACGTGGAGTGGAAATGCTGAAATCGGATGTTGTAGTGTTATCCATTGCTGTAACGAAGGAGAAATAATGACAAGAAGATATAACAGTAAATAACCACTTTTAGAAGATTTATCCGGAATAAATTTCACGTACTTCCACCATTTATTATATTCTTGTAGGAAATCGCTGATTTATTCACTGATAAAATGGAGAAACACTGCTCTGACTGTAATTCAATTTAATGCAATAAAATGCACATCATCACAATAACCAACTCCAGAGCGTTACAAAACGTCCAGTTGTCATTCTATAGTGATCTCATCATTATATACCGACTAACACTTTGACTTGACTTTTACCGGTTTGTGAATTATTCACAAAATTTGCGATGCTAAATAAAGACAATATGAAAGTGTTTAGAGTTTCTGCAATAAAAGTGCAACACAATCAACGCGTATTACAAAATGTCAGTTGCCATAACGACTTAAACTGACTTACCGGTTTGTGATGCTAAATAAAGATTCGACAAACTAGGCTCTATATAGAGCTGGTCGCATATTGTCGTTTAATTCTCAAATGACAACATacaagggtatttcgtgatccacagcctcatcccctcttttttttttaaagttgagatttttataccactggaaacatttGGTTcagtacataatgtttatgtaccaacaatttcttgcagattagtttgtttagcaaagatatcgtcaaatttgaatttcgttctggtacaatgtaggctataccggaacgaaattacacacagtggcctatggagaaatgtaatacaaataataatgcataattcgcaaacgcaaaatcggaatcaactgaaattttggaaacaatcttttttcgtgaatatctactgaaaatgtcaaaaaagaatatcacgaaatcctcctttaaagtgTCAGTATCTTTTTTGAATTTACAAACTGATTatgctttaccatgtttactatctGCAAATTTGATACGCGAAATGCCGGATTATtaaaaactatctatttaaaaaaGTCAATGCTTTGAATAGATACTAAATATCCATAGACATCTTGCACGACCATCTTAAAcccattaaggttacacgaagaaacgtataaaaaacgtataaaagacgtataaagttgttctctataacagagttttctcagtaatcaaatatcgcagcgagtgaaatgttggtgcattggatgtagcttaacatttttgtgtgtgttatatacacatttttagaataagtttgaaaatccttcgtttaaagcatttttacgcaccatgttcacaagatcaaaaacacgttccatgacgtttttttttcaaatgtgcgccctgtataaatccacgccgagtgattgttttttcttttttcgtattgtactacaaatcgatcaaagaaataatgttgccatggggaagaaccaaatacagtaccgattaaattttaaaagcccgttttggggggaaattttggagaatttgcttgagaaaaagctggtttgtgaaattatcgatatcttgataacgggacgttaatttagacatctgaatacctacattatttctcaacattctgccaattgctattccatttgattttcactccaaattgaagctagttttgcaaaaaacgaggtttttctccatctttattctaagagccattatgcggacg contains the following coding sequences:
- the LOC140170850 gene encoding galanin receptor 2b-like, giving the protein MDNTTTSDFSISTPRNHGLLNLNIVNVFHLVIGVIGILCNTLSIVIILKIPVSKSSRVNLFILNQSIVDLTSSMFLIIFALSLETSQYIGVLGEFLCRFWSPGSHKFLFVTFAISTFNLTAMSIERYTAVIHHLNYKKLFTRRNTVFIIVSVYILGPLAQFIPILKLNVIDAKCEVKASWSSVKNSIVGTFLFIWEFLIPCLVMTYAYVMIIRKLRSSSVQPLGNDPNRASPTNADTSGSSSAVTAASQNIPNQIRHKNITITVFILFIVYIICWSPNQFTFLQFNLGGPLDFSGGWYHFTVFLAFCNTFSNTFVYAFKQRHFQNVLKNVLCRRAEEIHEVSTSTSGGS